In Vitis vinifera cultivar Pinot Noir 40024 chromosome 11, ASM3070453v1, a genomic segment contains:
- the LOC100248819 gene encoding probable cation transporter HKT1;4, producing MMNSASFTGNKLHRLCTCSSFKLECLGRSICFLVSSFYRFVILRFNTFSVQLCYFLCLSFQGFWVLKALKPRTPLRPRNLDLFFTSVSAATVSSMSTVEMEVFSNNQLLILTLLMFVGGEIFTSMVELQLWRSKLKKPLIAENQVNSVSNNSSAPPDPRNPFGQFELRVVTVPSTSNSTLETDEVQSQIEGRTKSLSSESLKYHSIKFLGFVVMGYLVVVHVLGVTLVSAYIALVSSARDVLKQKGLKLFTFSLFTTVSTLASCGFVPTNENMIVFSKNSGLLLIIIPQVLLGNTLFPSCLRFSIWTLGKFKKVESNYLLTNTREIGFLHLLPSLHSTLLVPTVLGFILIQFTLFCSMEWNSEGLNGLNSYQKIIGALFQSVNSRHTGETIVDISILSPAILVLFVVMMYLPPYTSFLPTKGDEQSSEICNGGRKRRRGKIVENLIFSQLSYLAIFIILICITERRKMKDDPLNFTVLNIVIEVISAYGNVGFTAGYSCERLLKPDSSCQSKWFGFSGKWSDEGKIILIFVMFFGRLKKFNMDGGRAWKLL from the exons ATGATGAACTCTGCTAGTTTCACCGGCAACAAACTTCATCGTCTTTGCACTTGTTCATCTTTCAAACTGGAATGTCTAGGCCGATCAATCTGCTTTCTAGTCTCATCCTTTTATCGTTTCGTAATTCTCCGGTTCAACACTTTCTCGGTTCAGCTTTGTTATTTCCTGTGTCTTTCATTTCAGGGATTCTGGGTCCTCAAGGCTTTGAAGCCGAGGACTCCTTTGAGGCCTAGAAACTTGGATTTGTTCTTCACCTCTGTGTCGGCAGCTACTGTTTCTAGCATGTCCACAGTGGAAATGGAGGTTTTTTCCAACAACCAGCTTCTGATTTTGACTCTTCTAATGTTTGTAGGCGGAGAGATTTTCACTTCGATGGTAGAACTCCAGTTGTGGAGGTCTAAACTTAAGAAACCATTGATAGCGGAAAACCAAGTCAATTCGGTTAGTAACAATAGCAGTGCTCCTCCGGATCCTAGAAATCCTTTTGGTCAATTTGAGTTGCGGGTGGTAACGGTTCCTAGTACGAGTAATTCAACACTAGAAACTGATGAGGTTCAGAGCCAAATTGAGGGCCGAACTAAGTCATTGTCTAGTGAGTCTCTCAAATACCATTCCATCAAATTTTTAGGCTTTGTGGTGATGGGGTACCTTGTAGTAGTTCATGTCCTTGGAGTCACACTAGTGTCTGCTTACATAGCCCTTGTGTCAAGTGCGAGAGATGTACTAAAGCAAAAGGGCCTCAAGCTCTTCACCTTTTCACTCTTCACCACAGTATCAACTCTTGCAAGTTGCGGTTTTGTCCCGACAAATGAAAACATGATAGTGTTCAGCAAGAACTCAGGCCTGCTTCTTATCATCATTCCTCAGGTCCTTCTCGGGAACACCTTGTTTCCCTCCTGCCTGCGTTTTTCCATATGGACTCTGGGGAAGTTTAAGAAAGTGGAGTCCAATTACCTGTTGACCAACACCAGGGAGATTGGATTTCTGCACTTGCTTCCTAGTCTCCATTCTACTCTTTTGGTTCCTACTGTTCTGGGCTTCATTCTGATACAGTTCACGTTGTTTTGCTCCATGGAGTGGAATTCAGAAGGGTTGAATGGCCTGAATTCTTATCAGAAAATCATCGGTGCCCTCTTCCAGAGCGTGAATTCAAGGCATACAGGCGAAACAATTGTGGATATCTCAATTCTCTCACCTGCCATCTTGGTGTTATTCGTCGTAATGAT GTACCTTCCTCCTTATACTTCTTTCCTACCCACAAAAGGTGATGAACAGTCTTCAGAAATATGCAATGGAGGGAGGAAGAGAAGAAGGGGAAAGATTGTGGAGAATTTAATATTCTCACAACTATCGTACCTGGCCATCTTCATCATCCTTATCTGCATAACGGAGAGGAGAAAGATGAAAGATGATCCTCTCAACTTCACAGTGTTAAATATTGTGATAGAAGTAATCAG TGCCTATGGAAATGTTGGGTTTACAGCAGGCTACAGTTGTGAACGGTTGTTGAAACCTGATAGTAGCTGCCAAAGTAAATGGTTTGGATTCTCGGGAAAATGGAGTGACGAggggaaaataattctcatttttGTCATGTTTTTTGGAAGACTAAAGAAGTTTAATATGGATGGAGGTAGAGCATGGAAGCTCTTGTAA